In one Corallococcus sp. EGB genomic region, the following are encoded:
- a CDS encoding molybdopterin cofactor-binding domain-containing protein, translating into MQDTRIRLSRRSVLEGMGLVAAGLGLEVFLPARAHAAPMPTSMPEVPTEGLRANVFVHVAPDGVVTIVCHRSEMGQGVRSSLPVLIADELGADMAHVKVVQGDGDAAYGDQNTDGSSSVRKIFDDLRYAGATARTMLVAVAAKRWRVAPAECEARDHAVFHKATQRMLKFGDLASDAAKLKVPKKEAVTLRPRSELKHLGKELPLLDGPDIVTGRAVFGADIVLPGMRTAVIARPPVAGGRVARYDASKTLAVPGVRQVVELPAAKKPFLFQPLGGLAVVADHTWAAMKGRAVLDVTWEGGDNAAYDSAAYREQLLDVIGRPGKVVRNVGDAEGALAKAAKRVQATYNTPHLAHAPMEPPAAVAKVENGTCEVWATTQNPQAARSEVAKALGLDPSKVTVHVTLLGGGFGRKSKPDYVVEAALLAKEVGAPVRVQWTREDDVRHDYYHSTSAQRLEAGLDADGKVVAWHQRIAFPPIGSTFSDATFAGDGEMGQGILDLPLAIPDIRMENCEARAHTRIGWMRSVANIYHAFSVQSFIDELAHERGADPRDMLLEVVGPSRIVTPKDLGVAKVPNYGQSIDEHPVDTARLRRVIERVTGLARWDERKREGRALGLAAHRSFLTYVAVVVSVVKDADERIRVDEAWIVADAGTIVNMERVRAQMEGAVVFGLSLGLYGAITMKDGATVESNFRDYRLARIAETPKRIHVDIIPSDGRPGGVGEPGVPPVAPALANAVFALTGTRVRELPLVKTVKV; encoded by the coding sequence ATGCAAGACACGCGCATCCGTCTGTCGCGCCGTTCCGTGCTGGAGGGAATGGGGCTCGTGGCCGCGGGCCTGGGGCTGGAGGTCTTCCTGCCCGCGAGGGCGCACGCCGCGCCCATGCCCACGTCGATGCCTGAAGTGCCCACGGAGGGCTTGAGGGCGAACGTCTTCGTGCACGTGGCGCCGGACGGCGTGGTGACCATCGTCTGTCATCGTTCGGAGATGGGGCAGGGCGTGCGCAGCTCGCTGCCGGTGCTCATCGCGGACGAGCTGGGCGCGGACATGGCCCACGTGAAGGTGGTCCAGGGCGACGGCGACGCGGCCTACGGAGACCAGAACACGGACGGCTCCAGCAGCGTGCGGAAGATCTTCGACGACCTGCGCTACGCGGGAGCGACGGCGCGCACGATGCTGGTGGCGGTGGCGGCGAAGCGCTGGAGGGTGGCGCCCGCGGAGTGCGAAGCGCGCGACCACGCCGTGTTCCACAAGGCCACGCAGCGGATGCTCAAGTTCGGCGACCTGGCCAGCGACGCGGCGAAGCTGAAGGTGCCGAAGAAGGAGGCAGTGACGCTGAGGCCGCGCAGCGAGCTCAAGCACCTGGGCAAGGAGCTGCCGCTCCTGGACGGGCCGGACATCGTGACGGGCCGGGCGGTGTTCGGCGCGGACATCGTGTTGCCGGGGATGCGCACGGCGGTCATCGCGCGTCCGCCGGTGGCGGGAGGCCGGGTGGCCCGCTACGACGCATCGAAGACGCTGGCGGTGCCGGGCGTGAGGCAGGTGGTGGAGCTGCCCGCGGCGAAGAAGCCCTTCCTGTTCCAGCCGCTGGGCGGGCTTGCGGTGGTGGCGGACCACACCTGGGCGGCGATGAAGGGCCGCGCGGTGCTGGACGTGACGTGGGAGGGCGGAGACAACGCCGCCTACGATTCAGCGGCGTACCGCGAGCAGTTGCTGGACGTGATTGGCAGGCCGGGCAAGGTGGTGCGCAACGTCGGCGACGCGGAAGGCGCGCTGGCGAAGGCGGCGAAGCGGGTGCAGGCCACGTACAACACGCCGCACCTGGCGCACGCGCCCATGGAGCCGCCCGCGGCGGTGGCGAAGGTGGAGAACGGCACCTGCGAGGTGTGGGCCACGACGCAGAACCCGCAGGCCGCGCGCAGCGAGGTGGCGAAGGCGCTGGGCCTGGACCCGTCGAAGGTGACGGTCCACGTGACGCTGTTGGGCGGCGGGTTCGGCCGCAAGTCGAAGCCGGACTACGTGGTGGAGGCGGCGCTGCTGGCGAAGGAGGTGGGAGCGCCGGTGCGAGTGCAGTGGACGCGCGAGGACGACGTGCGCCACGACTACTACCACTCCACGAGCGCGCAGCGGCTGGAGGCGGGCCTGGACGCGGACGGCAAGGTGGTGGCGTGGCACCAGCGCATTGCGTTTCCACCCATCGGCTCGACGTTCTCGGACGCGACGTTCGCGGGGGACGGGGAGATGGGGCAGGGCATCCTGGATCTGCCGCTGGCCATCCCTGACATCCGGATGGAGAACTGCGAGGCGAGGGCGCACACGCGAATCGGCTGGATGCGCTCCGTGGCGAACATCTACCACGCATTCTCGGTGCAGAGCTTCATCGACGAGCTGGCGCACGAGCGCGGCGCGGATCCGCGAGACATGCTGTTGGAGGTGGTGGGGCCCTCGCGCATCGTGACGCCCAAGGATCTGGGCGTGGCGAAGGTGCCGAACTACGGCCAGTCCATTGACGAGCACCCCGTGGACACGGCGCGACTCAGGCGCGTGATTGAAAGGGTGACGGGCCTGGCGCGCTGGGACGAGCGCAAGCGTGAGGGACGGGCGCTGGGCCTGGCGGCGCACCGCAGCTTCCTGACCTACGTGGCGGTGGTGGTGTCGGTGGTGAAGGACGCGGACGAGCGCATCCGGGTGGACGAGGCGTGGATCGTCGCGGACGCGGGCACCATCGTGAACATGGAGCGGGTCCGGGCGCAGATGGAGGGCGCGGTGGTGTTCGGCCTGAGCCTGGGGCTCTACGGCGCCATCACGATGAAGGACGGCGCCACGGTGGAGAGCAACTTCCGCGACTACCGTCTGGCGCGCATCGCGGAGACGCCGAAGCGCATCCACGTGGACATCATCCCCAGCGACGGCCGCCCCGGAGGCGTCGGAGAGCCCGGAGTGCCCCCCGTGGCCCCGGCGCTGGCCAACGCCGTGTTCGCGCTCACGGGGACCCGCGTGCGCGAACTGCCGTTGGTGAAGACCGTGAAGGTTTGA
- a CDS encoding kelch motif-containing protein: MAQSKRDAVVPFRMRLIPGLLLLTLVCCANPKEQTGAEEQGTWTPLPAGAPLGAGLQVASVFDGQNVLLWGGLGGCTLNGVCGDGARFNVATKTWTPLSARGAPTARTLHSAVWTGRKMIVWGGLGCGSPQGACGDGAIYDPATDTWSSMTSSYAPSPRGGHTATWTGDMMVVWGGQDPQQGRVLGDGARYHTESGLWTTMNFVEAPVARRYHSAVWTGETSGEVLIWGGDGAINSVDVALADGSMYGPFAGHWLAMPTEGAPTGRWAHTAVWTGSKMLIWGGLGCGDSKQDPPVYCEQGAAFDPVYRKWSPISSKGAPSPRTGHSAVWTGSKMVIWGGASSKCGSGGGACSDGAAYDPETDTWAPLRTGGAPSARSGHVGVWTGNALFIWGGMGGGGSEAPLSDGALWVP, encoded by the coding sequence ATGGCGCAGTCGAAGCGTGACGCAGTGGTGCCGTTTCGGATGCGCCTGATTCCAGGCCTGCTCCTCCTGACGCTGGTCTGCTGCGCGAATCCCAAGGAGCAGACCGGCGCGGAGGAGCAGGGAACCTGGACGCCCCTCCCCGCGGGCGCGCCCCTGGGCGCGGGGCTCCAGGTGGCGAGTGTCTTCGATGGCCAGAACGTCCTGCTCTGGGGGGGACTGGGCGGCTGCACCCTCAACGGCGTCTGCGGTGACGGGGCCCGGTTCAACGTGGCGACGAAGACGTGGACGCCCCTGTCGGCGCGGGGGGCTCCGACCGCGCGCACGCTGCACTCGGCCGTGTGGACCGGTCGGAAGATGATCGTCTGGGGCGGACTGGGATGCGGGAGCCCCCAGGGCGCTTGTGGCGATGGCGCGATCTACGACCCCGCCACCGACACCTGGAGCTCGATGACGTCTAGCTACGCGCCGTCGCCGCGCGGGGGACACACGGCCACCTGGACGGGGGACATGATGGTGGTGTGGGGCGGCCAGGATCCCCAGCAGGGGCGCGTGCTGGGCGACGGCGCCAGGTACCACACGGAGTCAGGCCTCTGGACGACCATGAACTTCGTCGAAGCCCCCGTGGCGCGCCGCTACCACTCCGCGGTGTGGACCGGCGAGACCAGCGGGGAGGTGCTCATCTGGGGCGGAGATGGAGCCATCAACAGCGTGGACGTGGCCCTGGCGGACGGCTCGATGTACGGCCCGTTCGCGGGCCACTGGCTGGCGATGCCGACCGAAGGGGCGCCCACGGGCCGCTGGGCACACACGGCGGTGTGGACCGGCTCGAAGATGCTCATCTGGGGTGGGCTCGGCTGTGGCGACTCCAAGCAGGACCCGCCGGTCTACTGCGAGCAGGGCGCCGCGTTTGATCCGGTGTACCGGAAGTGGTCGCCCATCTCCTCCAAGGGCGCGCCTTCGCCTCGCACCGGGCACTCCGCGGTGTGGACCGGTTCGAAGATGGTCATCTGGGGCGGCGCCTCGTCGAAGTGCGGCTCCGGAGGTGGCGCCTGCTCGGACGGCGCGGCCTATGACCCGGAAACGGACACGTGGGCGCCGCTGCGCACCGGAGGTGCTCCTTCCGCGCGCTCCGGGCACGTGGGCGTGTGGACGGGCAACGCCCTCTTCATCTGGGGAGGAATGGGGGGCGGCGGCTCCGAGGCCCCCCTGTCGGATGGCGCCCTGTGGGTGCCGTGA
- a CDS encoding amidohydrolase — protein sequence MQHHSIRKAPAHGLVGRRSLAMFGALAMLTSCATKGPVAPVVDDTTLFVGKIITLDDKGTIAEAVTVDRHGRILKVGTEKDLSAGLGVGSKRVELEAGQVLLPGFIDPHLHVLPTLLQSVLGTHNLAPCLPPPYNLSTPEECMQHQDLLSALSSMNVAPATPETATQFVLGMNLDPSRQQFISGKCGVKSTVAFMQQPKLYLDACVSKERPVLILDQSGHLAYVNEKAFEIVCKGQKPCTPPNSVTQNGGRWVVDSKGQYTGLLEEAAGFAPFLEATQQGMLVNATIPKGSLQDLHKAIQALREAGLTTIADGGLSSRSQLQLIKLLAENPAFPLRITGVVTYAAAGPIVKDGAVVEQALKPTGPKCTPSPTNDCALPKWLGAGAIKLWVDGSTQGCTALLGQPYVYSAKGHCPDAKEGQGDFKSSKDLADAMRPLWPDSAWRFQLHANGNEANQWAVDAFSQLQLEQANTHRMLLIHNTVGQESVSQAIGELRKGTHVAGQKTVPAVDLRVTHLIGHVAYWGDALAQMLEKNGAHTDIDIDPVDFDRRNGIPFSFHSDSMVTPARPLWFVEQAVTRRTWAYPDFKRTYVLGPQHATTVEEALRAVTIEPARQHEIDGWVGSIEPGKVADFVVLGANPLDYDPAKAGSQTPISQIPVIRTYLGGKDPASRN from the coding sequence ATGCAACACCACTCAATCCGGAAGGCACCGGCTCACGGACTCGTGGGTCGTCGCTCGCTCGCGATGTTCGGAGCGCTGGCGATGCTGACGTCCTGCGCGACGAAGGGCCCCGTTGCTCCGGTGGTCGACGACACCACCCTCTTCGTTGGCAAGATCATCACCCTCGACGACAAGGGAACCATTGCCGAAGCCGTCACCGTGGACCGCCACGGCCGGATCTTGAAGGTCGGGACCGAAAAGGACCTCAGCGCGGGGCTCGGCGTGGGCTCCAAGCGCGTCGAGTTGGAGGCCGGCCAGGTCCTCCTGCCCGGGTTCATCGATCCTCACCTTCACGTGCTGCCGACGCTCCTCCAGAGCGTGCTGGGGACCCACAACCTGGCGCCCTGCCTTCCTCCTCCCTACAACCTTTCCACGCCCGAGGAGTGCATGCAGCATCAGGATCTGCTGAGCGCGCTCTCCTCCATGAACGTTGCGCCCGCGACGCCGGAGACGGCCACCCAGTTCGTCCTTGGGATGAACCTGGATCCGTCGCGGCAGCAGTTCATCTCCGGCAAGTGTGGCGTGAAGTCGACCGTCGCGTTCATGCAGCAGCCGAAGCTCTACCTCGATGCGTGTGTGAGCAAGGAGCGGCCCGTCCTCATCCTCGACCAGTCGGGCCACCTCGCCTACGTGAACGAGAAGGCCTTCGAGATCGTCTGCAAGGGGCAGAAGCCCTGCACCCCTCCGAACTCGGTGACGCAGAACGGAGGCCGGTGGGTCGTCGACTCGAAGGGCCAGTACACCGGCTTGCTCGAGGAGGCCGCCGGCTTCGCGCCCTTCCTGGAAGCGACGCAGCAGGGGATGCTGGTCAACGCGACCATCCCGAAGGGAAGCCTCCAGGACCTCCACAAGGCCATCCAGGCCCTGCGTGAAGCCGGGCTCACGACCATCGCGGACGGAGGGCTGTCCAGCCGGTCGCAGCTCCAGCTGATCAAGCTCCTCGCCGAGAACCCGGCCTTCCCGCTGCGCATCACGGGTGTCGTGACCTACGCCGCCGCCGGCCCCATCGTGAAGGACGGAGCTGTCGTCGAACAGGCCCTCAAGCCGACCGGCCCCAAGTGCACGCCGAGCCCGACCAACGACTGTGCGCTGCCCAAGTGGCTGGGCGCCGGTGCCATCAAGCTCTGGGTGGATGGCTCGACGCAGGGATGCACCGCGCTGCTCGGACAGCCCTATGTGTACAGCGCGAAGGGTCATTGCCCCGACGCGAAGGAGGGCCAGGGCGACTTCAAGAGCTCGAAGGACCTCGCGGACGCCATGCGCCCGCTCTGGCCGGACTCGGCCTGGCGGTTCCAACTGCATGCCAATGGCAACGAGGCGAACCAGTGGGCCGTCGACGCGTTCTCCCAGCTCCAGTTGGAGCAAGCCAACACGCACCGGATGCTGCTCATCCACAACACCGTGGGCCAGGAGTCCGTCTCCCAGGCGATTGGTGAGCTGCGCAAGGGCACCCATGTCGCGGGCCAGAAGACGGTGCCCGCCGTGGACCTGCGGGTGACGCACCTCATCGGCCACGTGGCCTACTGGGGAGATGCCCTGGCGCAGATGCTCGAGAAGAATGGGGCGCACACGGACATCGACATCGACCCGGTGGACTTCGACCGCCGCAATGGCATCCCCTTCTCATTCCACAGCGATTCAATGGTGACGCCGGCGAGGCCACTCTGGTTCGTCGAGCAGGCCGTTACGCGGCGCACGTGGGCCTACCCTGACTTCAAGAGGACCTACGTGCTCGGGCCCCAGCACGCGACGACCGTCGAGGAGGCCCTCCGCGCGGTCACCATCGAGCCTGCCCGCCAGCATGAAATCGACGGCTGGGTGGGCAGCATCGAGCCGGGCAAGGTGGCGGACTTCGTCGTGCTCGGCGCCAACCCGCTCGACTACGACCCGGCGAAGGCGGGAAGCCAGACGCCCATCAGCCAGATTCCGGTGATCCGCACGTACCTGGGCGGCAAGGACCCCGCGAGCAGGAACTGA
- the thiC gene encoding phosphomethylpyrimidine synthase ThiC, whose translation MSGASKSLKVDGKVLEGISRGPLPASRKVYVSGSLHPDLRVPLREIAQTPTRHHGHSGPETPNPPVHVYDSSGPYTDPNADIDLRRGLPAVRENWIRARNDTDELAGITSEYGRAREADPRLNGLRFSHIRKPRVAKAGHNVSQMHYARKGIITPEMEYVAVRENQKLDASLAAQHPGHSWGAAIPRVITPEFVRDEIARGRAIIPANINHPELEPMIIGRNFLVKINANIGNSAVTSSIEEEVEKMVWSIRWGADTVMDLSTGRNIHETREWILRNAPVPIGTVPIYQALEKVGGKAEELTWDIFRDTLIEQAEQGVDYFTIHAGVRLQYVPLTAKRLTGIVSRGGSILAKWCLAHHQENFLYTHFEEICEIMKAYDVSFSLGDGLRPGSIADANDAAQFGELETLGELTKIAWKHDVQVMIEGPGHVPMHLIQENMTKQLAVCHEAPFYTLGPLTTDIAPGYDHFTSGIGAAMIGWFGTAMLCYVTPKEHLGLPDRDDVKEGVITYKIAAHAADLAKGHPGAQARDNALSKARFEFRWEDQFNLSLDPERARAFHDETLPAEGAKVAHFCSMCGPHFCSMKITQDVRDYADKVGVDEAQALEQGMKEKSEEFKKAGHALYR comes from the coding sequence ATGAGTGGAGCGTCCAAGAGCCTCAAGGTCGATGGGAAGGTGCTGGAGGGAATCAGCCGCGGCCCGCTTCCTGCCTCTCGCAAGGTCTATGTGTCCGGGTCCCTGCACCCCGACCTCCGCGTCCCCCTGCGCGAAATCGCGCAGACCCCCACGCGCCACCACGGCCACTCCGGCCCCGAAACCCCCAATCCCCCCGTCCACGTCTACGACTCCAGCGGCCCCTACACGGACCCCAACGCCGACATCGACCTGCGCCGCGGCCTGCCCGCCGTCCGTGAGAACTGGATCCGCGCCCGCAACGACACCGACGAACTGGCCGGCATCACGTCCGAGTACGGCCGCGCCCGCGAAGCCGACCCTCGCCTCAACGGCCTGCGCTTCAGCCACATCCGCAAGCCCCGCGTCGCGAAGGCCGGCCACAACGTCAGCCAGATGCACTACGCCCGCAAGGGCATCATCACGCCGGAGATGGAGTACGTCGCCGTGCGCGAGAACCAGAAGCTCGACGCTTCACTCGCCGCCCAGCACCCCGGCCACTCCTGGGGCGCCGCGATTCCGCGGGTCATCACCCCGGAGTTCGTGCGCGATGAAATCGCCCGCGGCCGCGCCATCATCCCCGCGAACATCAACCACCCGGAGCTGGAGCCGATGATCATCGGCCGCAACTTCCTGGTGAAGATCAACGCCAACATCGGCAACTCCGCCGTCACGTCCTCCATCGAAGAAGAGGTGGAGAAGATGGTCTGGTCCATCCGCTGGGGCGCGGACACCGTCATGGACCTGTCCACCGGCCGCAACATCCACGAGACGCGCGAGTGGATCCTCCGCAACGCGCCCGTGCCCATCGGCACCGTGCCCATCTACCAGGCGCTGGAGAAGGTCGGCGGCAAGGCCGAGGAGCTCACCTGGGACATCTTCCGCGACACGCTCATCGAGCAGGCCGAGCAGGGCGTGGACTACTTCACCATCCACGCCGGCGTGCGCCTCCAGTACGTCCCGCTCACCGCGAAGCGCCTCACCGGCATCGTCAGCCGCGGCGGCTCCATCCTCGCCAAGTGGTGCCTCGCCCACCACCAGGAGAACTTCCTCTACACGCACTTCGAAGAGATCTGCGAGATCATGAAGGCGTACGACGTCAGCTTCAGCCTGGGTGACGGCCTGCGCCCCGGCTCCATCGCCGACGCCAACGACGCCGCCCAGTTCGGCGAGCTGGAGACGCTGGGTGAGCTCACGAAGATCGCCTGGAAGCACGACGTGCAGGTGATGATCGAAGGCCCCGGCCACGTCCCCATGCACCTCATCCAGGAGAACATGACGAAGCAGCTCGCCGTGTGCCACGAGGCGCCGTTCTACACGCTGGGGCCCCTCACCACGGACATCGCGCCCGGCTACGACCACTTCACCAGCGGCATTGGCGCCGCGATGATCGGCTGGTTCGGCACGGCGATGCTCTGCTACGTGACACCCAAGGAGCACCTGGGCCTGCCCGACCGCGATGACGTGAAGGAGGGCGTCATCACCTACAAGATCGCCGCCCACGCCGCGGACCTCGCCAAGGGACACCCCGGCGCCCAGGCTCGCGACAACGCCCTGTCCAAGGCGCGCTTCGAGTTCCGCTGGGAGGATCAGTTCAACCTGTCCCTGGACCCCGAGCGCGCCCGCGCCTTCCACGACGAGACGCTCCCCGCGGAAGGCGCCAAGGTCGCGCACTTCTGCTCCATGTGCGGCCCGCACTTCTGCTCCATGAAGATCACCCAGGACGTGCGCGACTACGCGGACAAGGTCGGCGTCGACGAGGCCCAGGCCCTGGAGCAGGGGATGAAGGAGAAGAGCGAGGAATTCAAGAAGGCGGGGCACGCGCTGTACCGCTGA
- a CDS encoding DUF4870 domain-containing protein — protein MDTDPQQREDQQFGSFITGSPTATQDEKTMGMLAHLGSIAGLVVGAGFLGWAVPLFLMLAKGKDSSFIRANAVESLNFQITTLIAMFVSGILICVGVGFILVPVVALASLVFSVIGGLKANEGQIYRYPVNLRLVK, from the coding sequence ATGGACACGGACCCCCAGCAGCGTGAGGATCAGCAGTTCGGCTCGTTCATCACCGGCTCGCCCACGGCGACGCAGGACGAGAAGACGATGGGGATGTTGGCCCATCTGGGCTCCATCGCGGGCCTCGTGGTGGGCGCGGGTTTCCTGGGCTGGGCGGTGCCGCTGTTCCTGATGCTGGCCAAGGGCAAGGACTCGTCCTTCATCCGTGCCAACGCGGTGGAGTCGCTCAACTTCCAGATCACCACGCTCATCGCGATGTTCGTCTCCGGCATCCTGATCTGCGTGGGCGTGGGATTCATCCTGGTGCCCGTCGTCGCGCTGGCGTCGCTGGTGTTCAGCGTCATCGGCGGCCTCAAGGCGAACGAGGGCCAGATCTACCGCTACCCCGTGAACCTGCGGCTGGTGAAGTAG
- the moaA gene encoding GTP 3',8-cyclase MoaA: MTAPLPASNPLAPPLCDAQGRRMTYLRLSITDRCNFRCTYCSPASWGGKKDLLDAGEFERIVSVFARMGIRRVRLTGGEPLARPDILDIARRIAAVSGVEHLAITTNASRLEPLAVPLRDAGVTQLNLSLDTLSEDVFRRISKQGDFAAVLRGIDAAAGAGFQSLKLNVVVMRGINDAEVPQLVTYAHARGITPRFIELMPFGQGTPVPTAELLERLSAAGRVLTEEPPEDSASPTSGPARYWRTDTGRVGFISPLTQNFCGGCNRVRVASNGDLRSCLGGRAQAPLHQLIRGGATDVELALAVRRALGEKPEGHRFTEAGNGATLLPMMGIGG; the protein is encoded by the coding sequence ATGACCGCTCCCCTGCCCGCTTCCAATCCGCTCGCCCCGCCGCTGTGTGACGCGCAGGGGCGGCGCATGACGTACCTGCGGCTGAGCATCACGGACCGCTGCAACTTCCGCTGCACGTACTGCTCACCGGCGTCGTGGGGCGGGAAGAAGGACCTGCTCGACGCGGGTGAGTTCGAGCGCATCGTCTCCGTTTTCGCGCGCATGGGCATCCGCCGCGTGCGGCTGACGGGCGGCGAGCCGCTCGCCCGGCCGGACATCCTGGACATCGCCCGGCGCATCGCCGCGGTGTCGGGCGTGGAGCACCTGGCCATCACAACCAACGCGAGCCGCCTGGAGCCGCTGGCCGTGCCGCTGCGCGACGCGGGCGTCACCCAGCTCAACCTGAGCCTGGACACGCTGTCCGAGGACGTCTTCCGGCGCATCTCCAAGCAGGGAGACTTCGCGGCGGTGCTGCGCGGCATCGACGCGGCCGCGGGCGCGGGCTTCCAGTCGCTGAAGCTCAACGTCGTGGTGATGCGCGGCATCAACGACGCGGAGGTGCCACAGCTGGTGACGTACGCGCACGCGCGCGGCATCACCCCGCGCTTCATCGAGCTGATGCCGTTTGGCCAGGGCACGCCGGTGCCCACGGCGGAGCTCCTGGAGCGCCTGTCGGCCGCGGGCCGCGTCCTCACGGAGGAGCCGCCGGAGGACAGCGCCTCGCCCACGTCCGGACCGGCGCGCTACTGGCGCACGGACACCGGGCGCGTGGGGTTCATCTCCCCGCTGACGCAGAACTTCTGCGGCGGCTGCAACCGGGTGCGGGTGGCGTCCAACGGGGACTTGCGCAGTTGCCTGGGCGGCCGGGCGCAGGCGCCGCTGCACCAGCTCATCCGGGGCGGCGCGACGGACGTGGAGCTGGCCCTGGCCGTGCGTCGCGCGCTGGGAGAGAAGCCGGAGGGGCACCGCTTCACGGAGGCCGGAAACGGCGCCACGCTCCTGCCCATGATGGGCATTGGCGGCTGA
- a CDS encoding HD-GYP domain-containing protein: MEAIPPAPPRILIVDDDDSVRDVISVLLREEGYNCVVANGAEMALDVAGEEETPLVISDMKMPGRDGLWLLENLRERLPDTSVIMLTGYGDTESAVDCLRRGAVDYLLKPPKLTDLIRAIERALAKRRIEMARKRYQKKLEGKVRDRTAELRSALHNIANTYQNTLLALVAALDAREHETSDHSQRVVSYTTAIATRMGIRGKEMEEIGRGALLHDIGKIGVPDAVLLKPGKLTPDEWLEMRRHPEIGFQMIQNIPFLNTPAEIVLSHQERYDGAGYPRNLQRHEIHIGARIFAVADTLDAMTSDRPYRKGTTFANAIQEIKRCANTQFDPDVVKAFLDIGEEGLIRIKKEMAEKKLNPMQAAADAAESEAELARLTDLDDEPDSPPVGPSATPIGAPPVAVRSASGSEG, translated from the coding sequence GTGGAAGCCATCCCCCCCGCACCGCCCAGAATCCTGATCGTCGACGACGACGATTCCGTCCGCGACGTCATCTCCGTGCTCCTCCGCGAGGAGGGCTACAACTGCGTCGTGGCCAACGGCGCCGAGATGGCGCTCGACGTGGCGGGTGAAGAAGAGACGCCGCTCGTCATCAGCGACATGAAGATGCCGGGCCGCGACGGACTCTGGCTGCTGGAGAACCTGCGCGAGCGGCTGCCGGACACGTCGGTCATCATGCTCACCGGCTACGGCGACACCGAGTCCGCCGTGGACTGTCTGCGCCGGGGCGCGGTGGACTACCTGCTCAAGCCACCCAAGCTCACCGACCTCATCCGGGCGATTGAACGCGCGCTCGCCAAGCGCCGCATCGAGATGGCGCGCAAGCGCTATCAGAAGAAGCTCGAGGGCAAGGTGCGCGACCGCACCGCCGAGCTTCGCAGCGCGCTGCACAACATCGCGAACACGTACCAGAACACGCTGCTGGCGCTGGTGGCGGCCCTGGACGCGCGCGAGCACGAGACGAGCGACCACTCCCAGCGCGTGGTCAGCTACACCACCGCCATCGCCACCCGCATGGGCATCCGCGGCAAGGAGATGGAGGAGATCGGCCGCGGGGCGCTCCTGCACGACATCGGGAAGATCGGCGTGCCGGACGCGGTGCTGCTCAAGCCCGGCAAGCTCACCCCCGACGAGTGGCTGGAGATGCGGCGTCATCCGGAGATCGGCTTCCAGATGATCCAGAACATCCCCTTCCTCAACACGCCGGCGGAGATCGTCCTGTCGCACCAGGAGCGCTACGACGGCGCGGGCTACCCCCGCAACCTCCAGCGCCATGAGATCCACATCGGCGCGCGCATCTTCGCGGTGGCGGACACGCTGGACGCGATGACGAGCGACCGGCCGTACCGCAAGGGCACGACGTTCGCCAACGCCATCCAGGAGATCAAACGCTGCGCCAACACGCAGTTCGATCCGGACGTCGTGAAGGCGTTCCTGGACATTGGCGAGGAGGGCCTCATCCGCATCAAGAAGGAGATGGCGGAGAAGAAGCTCAACCCGATGCAGGCCGCGGCGGACGCCGCCGAGTCCGAGGCGGAGCTCGCGCGGCTCACCGACCTGGACGACGAGCCGGACTCCCCGCCGGTGGGGCCGAGCGCCACGCCGATTGGCGCCCCTCCCGTCGCCGTCCGTTCAGCGTCCGGCAGCGAAGGCTGA